The Panicum virgatum strain AP13 chromosome 5K, P.virgatum_v5, whole genome shotgun sequence genome has a window encoding:
- the LOC120710606 gene encoding uncharacterized protein LOC120710606 has product MDGGSSLNIMYAPTLELMGIGLDKLRPSKSPFHGVAPGKRVQPLGQIDLPVCFGTAANFRKEILTFEVVGFRGSYHAILGRPCYAKFMAVPNYTYLKLKMPGPKGVITIGSSFEHAYECDVECVERAEAQAEDEALAATLDKMASEALDSTHRHARSFEPAEGIKKVPLDPSHSDGKALQISATLDDK; this is encoded by the coding sequence atggacggaggcagcagcctcaacatcatgtacgcccccaccttggagctcatggggatcggactggacaagctacgccccagcaagtcgccgttCCACGGCGTTGCACCGGGGAAGcgggtccaacccctcggccagatcgatctgcctgtctgcttcggcacggcagccaacttccgcaaggagatactcacctttgaggtggtggggtttcgaggatcctaccacgccatccttggccgtccttgctacgccaagttcatggcggtccccaactacacctacctcaagctcaaaatgccgggaccaaagggcgtcatcaccatcggctcttcgttcgagcacgcctacgagtgcgacgtcgagtgcgtagagcgcgcggaagctcaagcggaagacgaggccctcgcagccaccctcgacaaaatggcaagcgaggccttggattcCACGCACCGACATGCCAGGAGCTTCGAAcctgccgagggtatcaagaaggtgcccctcgacccgagccactccgacggcaaggcgttgcagatcagcgccaccctcgacgacaaatag